In the Sandaracinus amylolyticus genome, ACGAAGCGAGACCGCGCTCGTCGAGGCGCACCGTGCGCGGGCCTCCGTCGATCGTGAGCGGTCCGATCGAAGGCGTGCTGCACCCGTGCGCGCCGTACTCGAAGGTGCTCGGCGAGCGGCGTGTGATCGGGAACTGCGGCGCGAGCCCGTTCATGTCGGTGCCGAACCCGATCGCGCCGCGGCGCCCGTCGAAGATGCGATCCATCAGCCCCGCGTAGTCCTCGGCCCACGCGACCACCGGATCCTGCACGACCTCGATGCGCGCCTCGTCGATCGAGAACGACACGCGCGCATCCGGGTCGTGGGTGACCAGCGCGAGATCGAGCCCGCAGAGCGCACTCGGCGCGACGTCGGCGGGCAGCGTGACGAAGCGATCGAAGCGATTCCCGCCGCTCCACGTGCCGCGGAAGCTCATCGTGACCCACTCGCCCTCGCACCCGCTCGTCGGGAACGACGGCGCTGCCGGACACGTGCCGTCGCTCGCGCGCAGTCGCGGTCGCGCGCACAGCTCGCTGCCATAACGATCGAGCGCCGCGCCGAGCAGCGTGTTCGAGCCTCCCGGGCTCGCGATCACGCCGATGCGCACCAGCTTGCGCCCGTCGTCGAAGCTCGGCGCGTCGTCGCCGCTGCGGAACAGATCGAGCCCACCGCGCGAGCTGCCGAGCTGGGCGAGCGCACCACCGTTGTCGCGCGCCGCGACCACCCAGGTCGCTCCGTCGATCGTGATCGTCGCGCTGGTCGGCGACCACGCGCTGCCATCGGGCAGGCCACCGCACGATGCCCCGACGAGCCGGATCGACACCCGCTCGATCTGCGCGCGCGTGAACGCCGGCGTGGAGCTCCCGGCCGCGCACTCGGTGATCGTGTCGCCCTCGAGCACCGCGGGCAGGGGATCGAGCGTCGCGCTGCACGAGCTCGACGTGCACGTCATCTCGGTGCGCACGATCACCGGCGCATCGTCGGGGGTCGCGCCCGCGAGCTGCATCTCGAGCACGTGCGATCCGCCGCCGTCCACCGCGCCTTCCACGACCACGTCGACGCGCGTGATCGGATCGGCGCTCGAGCCCGAGATCGTCGTCCACCCGCTCGCGCACGTCGCATCACCGTCCGCGATGCACGCGGTGCGGCTCGCGCCGGTGAACGTCGCGATCGGTCCACCGCGCACCGCGAGCACGGTCTCGGGCGCGAGCGCGCCGCCGCTCCCGAGCCCGACCACGCCGCCCGCCTGCGCGATCCACCGCGCCTGATCGGCCGCGAGATCACGCTCCGATCCCGTCGGTCCGTCGTCGGGCGCGATCCCTCCGTGCGACGCGATCAGCGGATACGGGCCGCCGGCCGCCGCCTCGGCGAGCGCGATCGCGTCGGTCGTCGCCGCGACGCCCATGTGCGAGACGTCGACGATCAATCGACGATCGAAGAGCTGCTGGACGAACGTGCGCCCGACCTCGGTGAGCCCCATTCGATTCTGGTGCCCGAGCAATCGATATCCGAGCGCGCTCGGTCCCGCGCCGGTGCAGAAGCACTGATTGTCGTACTCGAGCGCGTCCGCCCAGGGCAGCGGCACCGACCCGAGCGCGAAGAGGAGCGGCGGCGACATCGTGCCCGGCAATTGCGGCCACCCGAGCCGCGACGTGTATCGCGACGTGTGCTCGACCTCGATGAACGAGAGCGCCGGTCGGCCGAACATCGTGCTCATCAGCGCGGTCGCGGAATTGAAGATGTCGCCGTTGGCCGCAGTGCCCCCGTGATCGTTGTCGATCAGGTGGATCGGAATCACGTGGGCCACGCCGAATCGATCGATCAGCGCGTCGACGTCCTCGATCGTCAGCGCGTCCATCTCCAGCGAGAGCACGACCGCGAGCTTTCCCTCGCCGATGATCCGCCGTGCCTCCTCGGGCGAGCGCGCGATCTCCATCCAGTCCGACTGCTCGTCGACGATGCTCTCGATGCGCTCGAGCTGACGCGTCGCGCTGTCTCGCTCGCGCGCGCGATTGGGCACGATCACCTCGGGAAATGAGGGCCCGGCGAGCAGCTGGGTGAGGACCTGGGAGTCGGTCACGCTCGCGAAGAGCACGCGCAGGCCGCCCTCGTAGGCGCGGCGGATCGCGTTCACCGGCATCTGCTGGTGCAGCACGTCACTGCCGCTCGGCCAACCTTCGATCGGTGGGCCACCTTCTCCCGCGATCGGCGGATGGGGGTAGTCGGACTGCAGATTGAGCAGGGGAAGGATCTGCGAGTGGGCAGTCCGCTCGATCGGAGATCCGGTGCGGACGACGTGAGTCTCGACGGGGCAGGGTGGCAGTGAGGGAATCGAGGTCGCCGAGACTGGCGCGCTCGACTGCGCATGTCCCCAGACCAGCTGACCCTCGAATGCCTCTTCGATCCCCGGATGGGTATGGAGATCGGCAAAGCCCCACACCGCCGGCGCGCCATCGATCGTCACCGTCGGCGTGCACGGTGGGAGTGGAGGCACCTCGGGTGGAGCGCTCGAGCAGCCCGCCGTCGTCGCCAGTGCGAGGACGAGCATGTCGCGAATCTGCCAATGCACGAGCGCGAGTGTACGATGCGTGACCGTGCGCTCGAAAATAACGCTCACTGCATTCGTGCTCACGACTCTCGTGCTCGCGCGACCAGCCCGAGCCGAGGACACCGAGGCGGAGATTGCACGCGGTGATCACGTGCTCGACGAGGACGAGGTCGATCGCGCGGGCATCGTGCGGGTGGGCCTCGGGATCGGCGGACAGCCCGCGGCGGGCGAGGTCGGCGCCATCGTGCACGCCGACGTCGGTGGCCGTCCGATGCTCGGCGGGCTGATCGTCACGCTCTCGAGCACGCTCTACGCGAACCCGTCCGCGCTGGTGTGGACGACCGGCTTCTCCGCGGAGCTCGACGTCACGTACGTGATCGAGACCGCGTTCTACACGCGCCGCGAGGTGAACGCCGAGCGCCTCGTGCAGCTCTCGCTGGGCGGGCGCATCGGCCTCTCGTACGGTCGCGACGCGCAGCCGATCCCGTTCGATCTCGGCGAGCGCGTCTACGAAGTGCTGCGCCCCGAGTGGAGCTTCTACGCGGAGGGCCGCATCCGCGTCGCGCCGGGCTGGTACCTCACCGCGCGCCCGATGCTCGACGTGCCCACGGACTTCGGCGACATCGCGCGATGGAGCGTCACGATCGGCGGCGCGTACGCGTGGCGCTGATCCGCGCGCGCACACGCAAGGGGGCGTAGGGGCCCCCGCGCAGCGCGGAGCGGCCAGGGGGTCGAGAGGGGAGCGGAGCTCCCCCGGGAAATCAGTGACCGCCCACGAGGCCCGCCGCTGCGAGCATCGCGAAGAGGGCCGCCGCGAGCGACTCGCCGGCCACCGCACCCGACGCGAGCGGGATGATGTAGCGCTCGCCGGTCTCCTTGCCGAAGCGCATCCACAGCTCCGCGATCACCGCGCCGATGAAGAACGAGAGCGCGTTCGCGAAGGGCACGACGAACGCGAGCCCGAGGCCCATCGACGAGGGCATCCACTTCTTGATGTTCTTGGGCGCGAGGCCTTCCGCGAGCGCGAGCACGATGCCGACGAGACCGCCGATCACGATCGCGAGGCGCGCGCTCTCGGGGATCGTCTCGACGCCGCGCGAGAGCGCCTGCGCCACCGCGTACCACATCGTCGTCGCGGGCGAGTTGAACGCCTCGAGGTGCTCGCGGTCCGGCACCAGGACGAACCACGCGGGCACCACCGCGATCACGCCGAAGAACACGCCGAAGAACTGCGCGAGGAACTGCTTGCGCGGGTTCGCGCCGAGCAGATAGCCGCTCTTCAGGTCGGTCAGCAGGTCCGCGCTCGAGCCCGCCGCGCCCGCGGTGATGCCCGCGGTCATCAGGTTCACCGTCGTGTTCGCGGGCGCGAGCACCGCGTAGGTGAACTGCGTGATCTTGCCCATCGCGCCGATCGGCGTGGTGTCGGTCTCACCGGTCGCGCGGCACGCGACGAGCGCGAGCACGAACGAGAGCACCACGCTGAGCACGCCGAGCCACGGCGCGATGCCGAACGAGAGCCAGCACAGCAGCGTCAGGCCGATCGTCACCGGGATGCCGCCGATCAGCAGCCAGCTCGCGGGCACCTCGAGGCGCTCGATCGGATCGCTGCTCGCGCCGTCCTTCTTCTTCCCGAGGTTGCGGATCGCGCGGAGGATCGTGCGGTAGCCCAGCGCGAACGACGTGAGGCCCGACGCGACGAGCAGCGCGGTGCCGAGCCAGAGCGACCAGCGCGTCACGCGGATCATCGCGATGATCGGGCGCTCGTGGAGCTCGCTCGCGCCGGGCGCGATCACCGTCCACCCGACCATCGGCGCGCCGTCGGCGGCGACCGCAGGCTCGCCGATGCGGATGCGATCCGCGGGCACGCCACGCTCGACGAGCGCGTCGCGCAGGTGCTCGGCGCGCGCGGTCGCGATCGCCGCAGTGCCGCCCGCCGACTGGTTCGCCATGCCGGTGAGCTGGATCGCCTCGATCGCGCTGCTCGACGCGAGCGTCTCGCTCGCCGTCGCCGCGGCCTCGTCGTACTGCGCGCCCTCGAGCTCGGTCGAGCCCGGCCCGAACTCGACGCCCGGATTGCTCGCGACCTCCATGTGACCGAAGAAGCGCTTCGGCGCCTCGACCCAGTCCTCCATGCCCATCGTCGCCGGCGCGAGCGCGACGTAGTTGATCAGCGATCCGACGAGCATCCACGTCGAGACGCGCAGACCGACGATCATGCCCGCCGCGATCAGCAGCAGGCTCGGCTCGAACCACATGCCGAGCGTCTTGCCGGTGAGCACCGTGCTGCGCGCGCCGACGATCGGGAAGTTCAGGAAGATCTGCTCGGGCATGTACCCGAACGAGCGCACCAGCGCGACGACGATGCCGACCGCGAGCGCGCCGATCAGCGCGCGCGCCTTGAGCATCGACTCGCGACCCGCGGCGTAGAGCGAGCGCAGCGTCTCCGCGGCCGCGATGCCGCTCGGGAAGGGCAGCTGCTCGCTGTTGATCATCTGCCGCTTCATCGGGATCGCGAGGAAGACCCCGAGCAGCGCGGTGAGCAGCACCCAGATCGCGACCGGGAACCAGTGCATCTGCTGACCGGTGATCAGCAGCAGCGCGCCGACCGCGGTGGCGAGCGTGCCGCCGGTCGAGTAGCCCGCCGCCGACGCGGTGGACTGCATGCAGTTGTTCTCGAGGATCGTCATCTTCGTCTTCGCGAGTCGAAGCGAGACGAAGGAGTTCCAGATCGCGTAGCTCAGCACGCACGCGGTGATCGCGACGCCGAACGCCCAGCCGAGCTTGAGCGTCGTGTAGAGGTTCGAGACGCTCATCGCCGCGCCGAGCAGACCACCCATCACGACCGCGCGGATCGTGAGCTGCGGGACGTCGTCACCGCGGTAGTAGTGCTTCACCCATGCGGCGTCGCGCTCTTCCTCGGGGAGCTGCGAGAGGTCGGGAAGACCCTCGGGCGTGGCGGACGCGGCAGTGCTCTCGGAGGCGGCGGGTGCGGACATGCGCTGGTACCTTCTGGCCCCAAAATCGATTGGGAGGCGGGCACCATCGCACTGGACCGCCGCGAGCTTCAAGCGGATCGACTCGATGACACGACGCACGTTCGACGAGGGCTATTACCGGCGCTTCTATCTGGATCGCAAAAGGCGCGTGGCGTCGCGAGAAGACACGGAAAAGCTCGTGGAATTCGTCGCTGCGTACCTGCGTCTGCTCGACGTGCGTGTGCGCACGGTGCTCGATCTCGGGTGCGGTCTCGGGTGGTGGAGAGACCCCGTGCTGCGCTGTTTTCCTGGTGCGACCTGGACGGGAGTCGAGGTGAGCGAGCACCTCTGCGACACGCTCGGTTGGAGCCGAGGATCGGTCGTCGATTGGAAGGGCGAGCCCGCGGACCTCGTGGTGTGTCAGGGCGTCCTGCAGTACCTCGACGACCGCGAGGTGACGCGTGCGCTCGCGAACCTGAAGCGCCACGCGACGAAGGCGATCTATCTCGAGGCGGTCACGCGCGAGGACTGGAGCAAGACGGTCGATCGCGCGCGCAGCGATCACGACGTCGCGCTGCGATCGGCCGAGGTCTACAAGCGCGCATTGTCGACGCGCTTCGTGCACGCGGGCGGCGGGCTCTGGCTGCGCAAGAGCGAAGCGACGCTGTTCGCGCTCGAGCGCGCGTGAGGATCACTGCGGCCTGATCTCGACGCCGAGCACCAGCACGCCGAGCGCGCCGGCGATGCCCGCGAGGGTCTCGCCGGTCGGCGCGAGGGTGCCGCGCACCGGCACCGCGATCCATCCGAGCTCGACGCCGACGTGCAGATACGCGGAGCCGACGACGTGCAGCGAGAGGTGCGCCGCGCTGATCACCGCGAGCGTGCCGCCGGCGATCGTCTCCGCGCTCGCGCCGGATGATGCGCGCCCCTCGAGGATCGCGGCACCACCGCGCGCGCCCACGCCGAAGTCCGCGTGATCGAGCCCGAAGGGAAGCCGCAACGCGAGGAGCGCGCCGACCCATGCGGTGGTGACCGCGACCGAGCCGAGCGCGCCCGCTTCCACGCGGCCGTGCTCGGCGCGCGCGTCGAGCACCAGCGCGAGCGGCGCGAAGAGCTCGATGTCGACCGCGAGCCCACCGCCGCCCGCGGCGTGCAGCGGCTCGCCCGAGAGGCGCAGCGCACCGAGCACCTGCACTCCGACCGGGCCTGCGGTGATCGGCTCGGGGGTCGGGGTCTCGAGATCGCCGGGCGAGGTCTCGTCGACGAGGCGATCGCGCGCGGCGTCGAGCGCCGCGGCGCGTGCTTCTTCGCTGCCCTCGGGCGAGGGGCGCATCCCGTCGAGCTCTGCGTCGTGGCGCATGCCGAGCTCGACCCACGCCGCGCCGAGGAGCTCGGCGATCGCGAGCGCGACGAGGCGCGCGCGCACCGCGGCAGGCGCGCTCGCGAGATCGAACGTGCGCTGCAGGCGCTTGCGCGTGAGGCCGTCGTCGACGTCGACCGAGACCGACGTGCCCTCGCACGAGACGCGCGCGCGGGTCGTCGACTCGAGGTCCGAGGGCGCGAGCTCCGCGTCGTCGCCGAGCTCGATCGCGAGCACGTGCGCGGTGAGCTCTGCGTCGAGCTCCGTGCACGAGGGATCGATCGCGATCGCGACGCGTGGTCGGTCCTGCGCGCTCGCCATCGCGGGCGCGAGCAGCAGGGCGCTCAACAGCAGCGCGTCGATCGCGGCCCAGCGCCGCGTGCGATCACTCGAGACCGCCGAGGCGGCGCACGGCGTCGGTGCGGAGATCCTCGGGATACAGGCGAAGATAGTCGAGAGCGCGCGCGCGTGCTCGATCGTGCAGCCCGGCGCGGTGACAGGACTCGACCTCGCGGGCGAGCGCGTCCTGCGCGAGGGTCCCCTCGGGGGCGAGCCGGCGCGTCTCGGCGAACGCGTCCGCGGCCTCGGCGGGACGACCGAGCTGCTGGAGCAAGACGCGACCGAGGGTGAACGCGACGACCGGTGCACGGGCATCGTCGCGACCGACGTCGAGCGCGCGACGCAGGTACGCGAGCGCCTCCGCGGGGTGCCCCGAGAGGCGCGCGCAGTCGGCGGCGAGGATCAGCGTGTCGACGTCGTCGCCGCGCAGGACGGTGGGATCGAGGAGCAGCAGCGCGTAGCCCTCGTCGTAGCGGCCGTGCTCGGCGTGGGCACGCCACGCGGGCCGGGTGTCGGGCTCGGGCGCGACGGGCGCCTCGTCCGGGACGACCTCGGGCTCCACCGGAGCGGGCTCGACGGCGCGCGCGCGGGGCTCGCGGTGATCGCGCGCGCGCGGCGCGGTCTCGCGCACGACCACGTCGGGCGTGGCCGGGTCGGGCGTGGTCGTGTCGGGCGGCGTGACCGTCTGCCGCGCGACGAACGCCGGCGTGATCGCCGGGGTCGGCTGGAGCTCCGCGGTCGGCTCGGTGGGGAACGCGCCGCGCTCGCCGGCGGCGAGCTCGACGCGCGCGCCGGGCTCCCACTCGACGCGCACGCGACCCTGATCGACCTGGACCGCTGCGCCGCTTCCCTCGCGTCGCACCGTGAACACGGTGCCGATCACCGACACCGCGACCGTGCCCGCGCGCACCCGGAACACGCGCGGAAGCCCCGGCGTGACCTCGAAGCGCGCTGCACCGCGCACCAGCACGAGCTCGATCTCGCCGGGCGTCATCCGGCCCACGAAGACCTCGCTGTCGGCGTCGAGCGGCGTGACGATCGATCCGTCCGCGAGCCGCAGGACGCTCGGCGTGACGGCGGCGGACACCTCGGGGTCGGGCGTGCCGTCGGGCGCGGTCGCGATCGGACGCGCCAGGAACGCGATCGCGGTCATCGCCGCGATCGCGATCGCCGATCCGACGGTGCGCTGCACCACGCGACGGCGTCCGCGCGCCGCGGCCCGCTGTGCGGCGCGGCTCGCGCGCGCGCGATCCCAGTCCGGCGCGACGTGCTCGCGCACGTCGGCGATGGCCTCTCGGAGACGGTTGCCTTTACTCATCGGCGAGCTCCGCTTCCAGGACTGCGTGTGCCGCGGCGATGCGTCTCTTCACCGTCGCGAGCGAGCACTCGCACGCGAGCGCGACCCGCTCGAGGGGCTCGCCCTCGAGATAACGAAGCGTCCATGCGAGCCGTTCTTCCGTGGGCAGCGACCCGAGCACTCGATAGAGGTCGGCGATGCGCGTGCGCTGCTCCGGCGAGGCGCGCTCGTCCGCGAGCGCTGCCTGATCGAGCTCCTCGTTCAATCCGAAGATCGTGAGCGCGTAGCGCTTGCGCAGCACGAGGCGCGCCTTGCGCACCGTCAGCGTCGCGAGCCACGCGCGCGCCGAGTCGGGATCACGGAGGCGATCGATGCCGCGCACCGCGTCGAGGAAGACGTCTTGCACGAGGTCGTCGAGCTCCGGGCTGCGACCGAGGATGCGCATGCCGACGCGCAGCACGTAGCCACCGTGCAGCCGGAACGCCGAGTCGAGATCGATCGGCGCGCGGACGCCCGATCGCTCGGCGTCGTCGCCGCCCGGCTCGTCCCCTTCGTCGTCGGGGGGCGAGTCGACCAGCCGCAGGTGTGCCCGCGCGTCGGAGCTCATGCCGGGTGTGTGTGATGGCGAGGGGCGAATGGCTCACGCGATCGACGCCGATCCGTCCGATCGACGTGTCGGCATTGTGAGGAATCGGACGTGCGCCGCGCCGTGGCCGGCACTCCGCCGCACCCGCCCCGATGCTCGTGAACGAAAAGCGACGAGCGCGTGAGCCATTCGCAATTCGTTTTCACACAACCCCCGCCGAGGAGACGACCGCTCCATGCGATCCCGATCCGGCCCGCGCATCATCGTCCTGCTCGCGCTGGCGCTCGCCGCCTGCGACGGCACGCGCGAGCCCGTCCTTCGGGTCGACGCCGGGCCCGACGCGCCACCCGACGAGCAACGCCCGTACGTCGTGAGCACGTCGCCCGAGAGCGGCGCCGTCGACGTGCCGCCCGACGAGTGGATCGACGTCACGTTCAGCGAGCCGATCGCCGAGGGCGGCGGCGTGACCGTGACCGCCGACGGCACCGCGGTGGCGCTCGAGCCGCTGCACTGGGACGACGCGCGACGCGTCCTCTCGATCGAGCCGGTCGAGCCTCTTCCCTCGCGCGCGAGGGTGCAGGTGCGCATCGCCGACGACTTCACCGATCGCGCGGGCAACTCGCTGCGCGAGCCGGCGCTCGTGGTCTTCGAGGTGGGCGACGCCGCGGCGCCGCGCGTGCTCACGAGCGAGCCGGTCGTCGGCGAGACCGGCGTGTCGGCGCGCCTCGACGCGATCGAGGTGCGCTTCGACGAGCCGATGGACGCGCGCGCGGGCACCGCGCGCCTCGAGGGGCCCGGCGTCGCGCGCGTCGTCGAGCAGCGCTGGGTCGAGGGCGCGCTCCTGCGCGTGTCGATCGAGGGGCTCTCGCACCAGAGCACGTATCGCCTCGTGCTCGACGGCTTCACCGACGCCGCGGGCCGCCCGCTCGATACCAGCGCGTACCTCGACGAGGGCGCGATCACGTTCGCGACCGGCCCCGACGCCGACGCGCCGCGCGTGATCGACGCGAACCCTGCCGAAGGGCAGGTCAACGTCGCGACGCTCACGCGCGAGATCACCGTCGTCTTCGACGAGCCGATGGACGTGACGCGTCGCGCGGCGCGCCTCGACGGGCCGAGCGCGGAGATGTGGCTCACCGGCGCGTGGTCCGAGGACGCGCGCACCATCACGTTCGGCGCCGCGGGGCACCTCGCGCCCTCGGGCGCGCACGCGCTCGATCTCACCGCGCTCCGCGACGTCGCGGGCAATGCGATCGACCCGGTGACGTACCTCGAGGACGGCGCGCTCGACTTCGCGACCGGCGCCGACGGACGCCCGCCGGCCGTGGTGTCGTCGACGCCCGTCGAGGGCGCGCGGAACGTGCGTGCGTCGATCGAGGAGCTGGTCGTGCGCTTCGACCGCGCGATGGATCGCGACGCGACCGCGACGGTGCGCATCGACGACGGCGTCGCGCCCTTCGACGTGCCGGCGCGCTGGAACCTCGCGGGCACCGAGCTCTCCCTCGACGTCCGCGCGCGACTCTTCGCGGAGCGCGCGCATCGCGTCGATCTGCGGGCGCAGCGTGATCTCTTCGGCAACGCGCTCGACGTCGCGGGCGTCTATCTCGGCGGCGACGGCGAGCTCGACTTCGTCACGGCGAGCGGCACCGGCGAGTCGTGCACCGACGCGCTCTCGATCGCGTCGGGCACGCCGGTCGCGGGCGGCGGTCACGAGTGGCGGCTCGCGCCGCGCGCGGTGACCTCGCGCGAGGGAGAAGGCGCGGGCGCGCAGTGCGCGGCGCGGCCGGAGTGGATCTCGCCCGACGCGGTGGTCCGCGTGGTGAAGACGACGCCCGCGGCGTCGCAGGGCGGCACCTACCTGCACGTGACCGCGACCAGCGCGGCGTCGCGTCTCGTGGTGCTCGAGGTGCGCTCGTCGTGCGAGCCCTCGCGCGACGTGCTCGACCCCGCGCGGCTCGACTGCCCCGGCGAGCGCGCGACGTGGGAGTCGTGGCTCGACGTCGGCCCCGGCGAGTACTTCGTGTGGGTCGCGACCGCCGCAGCGGGGACGCTCGCGGCGTTCGAGGGCGCGACGATCCGCGTCGACGAGGTCGCGACGATGCCCGAGGGCGAGTCGTGCGCCGATCCCTACGACGCGAGCTCCGCGATCCACTCGACGGGCGCGGGCGGCGAGCACGTCTACACGATCCCCGCGGGCGTCGGGCGCGCGTCGGATCGCACCGTCGTCGCCTACGACGGCGCAGGCACGATGCTGTGCGACCCCGAGCGCCTCCAGGGCGGCGACGTCGTCGTCGCGCTGTCGAAGACGTCGCCCACGAGCGTGCTCTCGGCGGTGGTCACGGCGACGAGCGAGGTCGACGTGCAGCTGCTCGATCGCTGCGACCCGCGCGCGTCGGGCGCGCGCTCGCTCGCATGTGCAGCGGACGTGACGGGATCGCGGCGCGCGGAGCTCACCGCACACGGCGCGGCGGGCACCTACTACGCGTGGATCGCCTCGG is a window encoding:
- a CDS encoding membrane dipeptidase, with the protein product MSTNAVSVIFERTVTHRTLALVHWQIRDMLVLALATTAGCSSAPPEVPPLPPCTPTVTIDGAPAVWGFADLHTHPGIEEAFEGQLVWGHAQSSAPVSATSIPSLPPCPVETHVVRTGSPIERTAHSQILPLLNLQSDYPHPPIAGEGGPPIEGWPSGSDVLHQQMPVNAIRRAYEGGLRVLFASVTDSQVLTQLLAGPSFPEVIVPNRARERDSATRQLERIESIVDEQSDWMEIARSPEEARRIIGEGKLAVVLSLEMDALTIEDVDALIDRFGVAHVIPIHLIDNDHGGTAANGDIFNSATALMSTMFGRPALSFIEVEHTSRYTSRLGWPQLPGTMSPPLLFALGSVPLPWADALEYDNQCFCTGAGPSALGYRLLGHQNRMGLTEVGRTFVQQLFDRRLIVDVSHMGVAATTDAIALAEAAAGGPYPLIASHGGIAPDDGPTGSERDLAADQARWIAQAGGVVGLGSGGALAPETVLAVRGGPIATFTGASRTACIADGDATCASGWTTISGSSADPITRVDVVVEGAVDGGGSHVLEMQLAGATPDDAPVIVRTEMTCTSSSCSATLDPLPAVLEGDTITECAAGSSTPAFTRAQIERVSIRLVGASCGGLPDGSAWSPTSATITIDGATWVVAARDNGGALAQLGSSRGGLDLFRSGDDAPSFDDGRKLVRIGVIASPGGSNTLLGAALDRYGSELCARPRLRASDGTCPAAPSFPTSGCEGEWVTMSFRGTWSGGNRFDRFVTLPADVAPSALCGLDLALVTHDPDARVSFSIDEARIEVVQDPVVAWAEDYAGLMDRIFDGRRGAIGFGTDMNGLAPQFPITRRSPSTFEYGAHGCSTPSIGPLTIDGGPRTVRLDERGLASYGQLADVIATIAESDDLPEAQRTAVVDSLLLSAEGILRVWERTDPARRGGTP
- a CDS encoding OPT family oligopeptide transporter, which codes for MSAPAASESTAASATPEGLPDLSQLPEEERDAAWVKHYYRGDDVPQLTIRAVVMGGLLGAAMSVSNLYTTLKLGWAFGVAITACVLSYAIWNSFVSLRLAKTKMTILENNCMQSTASAAGYSTGGTLATAVGALLLITGQQMHWFPVAIWVLLTALLGVFLAIPMKRQMINSEQLPFPSGIAAAETLRSLYAAGRESMLKARALIGALAVGIVVALVRSFGYMPEQIFLNFPIVGARSTVLTGKTLGMWFEPSLLLIAAGMIVGLRVSTWMLVGSLINYVALAPATMGMEDWVEAPKRFFGHMEVASNPGVEFGPGSTELEGAQYDEAAATASETLASSSAIEAIQLTGMANQSAGGTAAIATARAEHLRDALVERGVPADRIRIGEPAVAADGAPMVGWTVIAPGASELHERPIIAMIRVTRWSLWLGTALLVASGLTSFALGYRTILRAIRNLGKKKDGASSDPIERLEVPASWLLIGGIPVTIGLTLLCWLSFGIAPWLGVLSVVLSFVLALVACRATGETDTTPIGAMGKITQFTYAVLAPANTTVNLMTAGITAGAAGSSADLLTDLKSGYLLGANPRKQFLAQFFGVFFGVIAVVPAWFVLVPDREHLEAFNSPATTMWYAVAQALSRGVETIPESARLAIVIGGLVGIVLALAEGLAPKNIKKWMPSSMGLGLAFVVPFANALSFFIGAVIAELWMRFGKETGERYIIPLASGAVAGESLAAALFAMLAAAGLVGGH
- a CDS encoding class I SAM-dependent methyltransferase, whose translation is MRWYLLAPKSIGRRAPSHWTAASFKRIDSMTRRTFDEGYYRRFYLDRKRRVASREDTEKLVEFVAAYLRLLDVRVRTVLDLGCGLGWWRDPVLRCFPGATWTGVEVSEHLCDTLGWSRGSVVDWKGEPADLVVCQGVLQYLDDREVTRALANLKRHATKAIYLEAVTREDWSKTVDRARSDHDVALRSAEVYKRALSTRFVHAGGGLWLRKSEATLFALERA
- a CDS encoding FecR domain-containing protein, encoding MSKGNRLREAIADVREHVAPDWDRARASRAAQRAAARGRRRVVQRTVGSAIAIAAMTAIAFLARPIATAPDGTPDPEVSAAVTPSVLRLADGSIVTPLDADSEVFVGRMTPGEIELVLVRGAARFEVTPGLPRVFRVRAGTVAVSVIGTVFTVRREGSGAAVQVDQGRVRVEWEPGARVELAAGERGAFPTEPTAELQPTPAITPAFVARQTVTPPDTTTPDPATPDVVVRETAPRARDHREPRARAVEPAPVEPEVVPDEAPVAPEPDTRPAWRAHAEHGRYDEGYALLLLDPTVLRGDDVDTLILAADCARLSGHPAEALAYLRRALDVGRDDARAPVVAFTLGRVLLQQLGRPAEAADAFAETRRLAPEGTLAQDALAREVESCHRAGLHDRARARALDYLRLYPEDLRTDAVRRLGGLE
- a CDS encoding RNA polymerase sigma factor translates to MSSDARAHLRLVDSPPDDEGDEPGGDDAERSGVRAPIDLDSAFRLHGGYVLRVGMRILGRSPELDDLVQDVFLDAVRGIDRLRDPDSARAWLATLTVRKARLVLRKRYALTIFGLNEELDQAALADERASPEQRTRIADLYRVLGSLPTEERLAWTLRYLEGEPLERVALACECSLATVKRRIAAAHAVLEAELADE
- a CDS encoding Ig-like domain-containing protein produces the protein MRSRSGPRIIVLLALALAACDGTREPVLRVDAGPDAPPDEQRPYVVSTSPESGAVDVPPDEWIDVTFSEPIAEGGGVTVTADGTAVALEPLHWDDARRVLSIEPVEPLPSRARVQVRIADDFTDRAGNSLREPALVVFEVGDAAAPRVLTSEPVVGETGVSARLDAIEVRFDEPMDARAGTARLEGPGVARVVEQRWVEGALLRVSIEGLSHQSTYRLVLDGFTDAAGRPLDTSAYLDEGAITFATGPDADAPRVIDANPAEGQVNVATLTREITVVFDEPMDVTRRAARLDGPSAEMWLTGAWSEDARTITFGAAGHLAPSGAHALDLTALRDVAGNAIDPVTYLEDGALDFATGADGRPPAVVSSTPVEGARNVRASIEELVVRFDRAMDRDATATVRIDDGVAPFDVPARWNLAGTELSLDVRARLFAERAHRVDLRAQRDLFGNALDVAGVYLGGDGELDFVTASGTGESCTDALSIASGTPVAGGGHEWRLAPRAVTSREGEGAGAQCAARPEWISPDAVVRVVKTTPAASQGGTYLHVTATSAASRLVVLEVRSSCEPSRDVLDPARLDCPGERATWESWLDVGPGEYFVWVATAAAGTLAAFEGATIRVDEVATMPEGESCADPYDASSAIHSTGAGGEHVYTIPAGVGRASDRTVVAYDGAGTMLCDPERLQGGDVVVALSKTSPTSVLSAVVTATSEVDVQLLDRCDPRASGARSLACAADVTGSRRAELTAHGAAGTYYAWIASARPYLGIGGATLRVREIEPQAGDDCAHAIPIASSGTTTITATRPERLDVPGCFPTSGGVTWYRFTAAEAATVIDASGPGAIAVVAPGSFETRSCTSDTSGPALGAFAAPGSEVCIAVSSSAGIGSLTLTPVPYAGVMGGVTPLGIAPPARATGGVETMESELWIAVTPTTIHAAVQWPSRILSVPRSGHVRADSHEVEPFEMGYSGVAVGEALFSLDDAGFYDIGLGTLVGPADHTRLYRLVTPSGAFTTNEPFDWDGAARLGSQVYRSVAYDGADLWLLVDSPAAFGGGGSAGVVTLHRASPSAPGVSRIAGEIPAMERAIATAVDATYVYLLGRVAGVGGVYRVRRDALAGDPIPELVARANVPETMARGSIALDSIGAAQVLYFRDAQGDVRVVTGLGTSTPIDLGVVSPLGDADDHQLTYDALSDSIFLFESETDARGNFVRLD